One stretch of Pieris brassicae chromosome 8, ilPieBrab1.1, whole genome shotgun sequence DNA includes these proteins:
- the LOC123713790 gene encoding uncharacterized protein LOC123713790 isoform X1, with protein sequence MFNMWRFYVFISILMAWSIWEVEGQNDNNLDWNIKLNVPGDAGRDYPTLDAIPRTHFSCAGREPGYYADQETNCQVFRICTAGTTYGFQSFLCPNGTLFNQAVLVCDWWMNVNCQQEIQNNNERFENLKPGPQLLKDVRKMITHPMRNPISNEFMKNNFLVTQTYKPPSELLYPNGALTSSHNNILYVPSKESFGEHLSNDISFAASTSSPLYSLYRGNQDTRNVQFINKQSSENTKGYQGNVYRTNTPSPTQTTLYEPTNYNKLNSYDNRNSKVNTFSNQKQQLEFESYRTNQAQTVHASNSNVINVEAQQNLVSTNIPPTVISKTIAFKSIVPGENASSPKSRITFKTWILKPKNKNLIIKPTYTSEKSSSPSMSNPFIYDKTKQNYQSSTRTTNNYFYNKKNTNRKQESNLDILYNGSPTTFRPNLPNRLYLDPEDLSTTTTPPRSEITTLRSLPNTYIPSPNAEISYNLQPIQNEQKENLLAASSSQTPQYELVDQKNTISPLFTVTKQLKVNTNHNNISFTDVLTKEKIDITVNDIIQDRNKIGQPMSTLQNFAQYQNENTLLDKNELKVHNEIVSKEELASKYPDYPTKSSKIIAIPSSHLEPPFKISNNLSENKLSNLPFYLEPVNTIERTVSIKITIPEKIAKIIFKNETSSDDFEVLNTGSSNYLVYANNLATKTGAGLMPIGKLSLGKFSNISNSQDLVFSFLADSLNAAKDYNNIAKQNVITTPTPQVQNYRYSNAENITRKISELTSTQFINNNVNRHNSKKLISSPLLAISQQKSAATRDHHNRPQNVYYHQRHHTPVQKLSHSQIRPVDSRLSTINSRIRKLRPNSNLIYSGQLYQHPVPEVTRDYYNLPNIKNNLFTLPKLNGHKNFRTQISNKRQNLPDIEVIPSQQLPFNNGLEQMSNQKTFQEQVEPPNLSSLLTSTNGITAQVQDTIRGTLSHPFDNDKVLTYNKDQSFYIFSQLNKNDENNRVNEEINDQLHLQKSNNERIDNLGLQLIPSIGYKFNDERDKERILSTFQINEFGLPTGSENLYQEDLTTNVDYSVKHPSSYGASSFIQNQSQTFKNKNSNIEDLDAPEPNGYPKISPQPQFNT encoded by the exons ATGTTTAATATGTGGCGTTTTTATGTATTCA TAAGCATATTAATGGCATGGAGTATTTGGGAAGTAGAGGGACAAAACGACAATAATCTCGATTGGAATATAAAGCTGAATGTTCCAGGAGATGCAGGCAGAGATTACCCTACGTTAGATGCGATTCCTAGAACTCATTTTTCATGCGCGGGTCGAGAACCAG GTTATTATGCCGACCAAGAAACGAATTGTCAGGTATTTCGAATCTGCACAGCAGGAACTACTTACGGTTTTCAGTCGTTTCTTTGCCCCAACGGAACACTGTTTAACCAGGCCGTCTTAGTTTGTGATTGGTGGATGAACGTAAACTGTCAACAGGAAATCCAGAATAATAACGAACGTTTTGAGAACCTTAAACCGGGACCACAACTTTTAAAAGATGTTAGAAAAATGATTACACATCCCATGAGAAATCCTATTAGTAAtgaatttatgaaaaacaatTTCTTAGTAACACAAACGTACAAACCTCCGTCAGAGTTGCTGTATCCCAATGGTGCCCTCACATCAAgtcataataacattttatatgtacCTTCTAAGGAATCCTTCGGTGAACATTTATCAAATGATATAAGCTTTGCTGCATCGACATCCTCACCactatatagtttatatagaGGAAATCAGGATACCCGAAACgttcaatttattaataaacaaagttCTGAAAATACTAAAGGCTACCAAGGAAACGTATATCGCACAAACACTCCAAGCCCAACTCAAACAACACTTTACGAACCAacaaactataataaattaaattcttatgACAATCGCAACAGTAAAGTCAATACTTTTAGCAATCAAAAACAGCAATTAGAATTTGAATCATATAGAACTAATCAAGCACAAACAGTACACGCTAGTAATAGTAACGTAATAAATGTAGAAGCTCAACAAAATCTGGTAAGTACAAATATTCCACCCACTGTTATATCAAAAACTATAGcttttaaaagtattgtaCCCGGTGAAAATGCAAGTAGTCCAAAATCAAGAATTACTTTCAAAACTTGGAtattaaaaccaaaaaataaaaatttaatcataaagCCCACATACACTAGCGAAAAGTCGTCATCGCCTTCAATGTCTAATCCTTTTATTTACGACaagacaaaacaaaactatcaATCTAGTACAAGAACCactaataattacttttacaataaaaaaaatactaatagaaAGCAAGAATCTAAtcttgatattttatataacggaTCTCCCACAACATTCCGTCCTAATTTACCAAATAGACTTTATTTAGATCCAGAAGACTTAAGCACGACTACAACACCACCACGGTCTGAAATAACGACTTTAAGATCACTACCAAATACTTATATACCTTCACCAAATGCAGAAATATCTTACAACTTACAACCAATACAAAATGAacagaaagaaaatctattagCAGCGTCATCCTCTCAAACACCTCAATACGAGTTAGTTGATCAAAAGAACACCATTTCCCCGTTGTTTACCGTTACAAAGCAGTTGAAAGTTAACACTAACCATAACAACATAAGTTTTACTGATgtattaacaaaagaaaaaattgatataaccgttaatgatattatacaggatagaaataaaattggaCAACCTATGTCAACACTCCAAAATTTTGCTCAGTATCAGAATGAGAACACcttattagataaaaatgaattaaaagttCATAACGAAATTGTAAGCAAAGAAGAGTTGGCATCTAAGTATCCAGATTATCCTACTAAAAGCTCTAAAATAATTGCGATTCCATCAAGTCACTTGGAACCTCCCttcaaaatttcaaataatttatctgaAAATAAACTTTCTAATCTACCTTTCTATTTAGAACCCGTAAATACTATAGAGAGGACAGTTTCTATCAAAATTACCATACCTGAAAAAATTgccaaaatcatttttaagaACGAAACTTCTTCTGATGACTTTGAGGTTTTAAATACTGGTAGTAgcaattatttagtatatgCAAATAACTTGGCTACTAAAACTGGTGCCGGGCTTATGCCTATAGGGAAATTATCATTaggaaaattttcaaatatttcaaattcacAGGATCTGGTGTTTTCATTTCTGGCGGACTCTTTGAACGCAGCAAAAGACTATAACAATATTGCAAAGCAGAATGTAATAACAACTCCAACACCACAAGTTCAGAACTATAGATACAGTAATGCCGAAAATATAACTAGGAAAATTTCAGAGCTTACATCaacacaatttattaataacaatgtcAACAGACACAACTCCAAAAAGCTAATTTCATCACCATTACTAGCTATTTCTCAACAGAAATCCGCAGCTACACGGGACCACCACAACAGACcacaaaatgtatattatcaCCAAAGACATCACACACCTGTTCAGAAGTTATCACACAGCCAGATACGGCCCGTTGACTCAAGACTTTCTACTATTAACAGTAGGATTAGGAAGCTACGACCAAACTCAAACCTTATATATAGTGGTCAACTATATCAACACCCAGTTCCAGAAGTGACGCGTGACTATTACAACCtaccaaatataaaaaacaacctATTTACTCTTCCGAAACTAAACGGGCATAAAAACTTTCGAActcaaataagtaataaaaggCAAAATTTACCTGATATAGAAGTTATTCCCTCTCAGCAATTACCTTTCAACAATGGATTAGAACAAATGTCTAATCAAAAAACCTTCCAAGAACAAGTCGAACCACCAAACTTAAGCTCATTATTAACATCCACAAATGGAATAACTGCACAAGTTCAAGATACCATTAGAGGAACCTTGTCGCATCCCTTCGATAATGATAAGGTACTAACTTATAACAAGGATCAgtcgttttatattttttcgcaACTGAATAAAAATGATGAAAATAATCGAGTAAATGAAGAAATAAATGATCAATTACACCtgcaaaaatcaaataatgaGAGAATTGACAATCTTGGCTTACAGTTAATTCCATCAATAGGATATAAATTCAACGACGAAAGAGATAAAGAACGAATACTAAGCACTTTTCAAATAAACGAATTTGGTTTACCGACAGGATCAGAAAATTTGTATCAGGAAGATCTAACTACTAATGTAGATTATTCCGTGAAGCACCCATCAAGTTATGGTGCATCGTCTTTTATCCAGAATCAAAgccaaacatttaaaaataaaaattccaaCATCGAAGACTTGGATGCGCCTGAACCAAACGGTTATCCAAAAATATCTCCACAACCCCAATTTAAcacatag
- the LOC123713790 gene encoding uncharacterized protein LOC123713790 isoform X4, whose translation MRFLELIFHARVENQKSAATRDHHNRPQNVYYHQRHHTPVQKLSHSQIRPVDSRLSTINSRIRKLRPNSNLIYSGQLYQHPVPEVTRDYYNLPNIKNNLFTLPKLNGHKNFRTQISNKRQNLPDIEVIPSQQLPFNNGLEQMSNQKTFQEQVEPPNLSSLLTSTNGITAQVQDTIRGTLSHPFDNDKVLTYNKDQSFYIFSQLNKNDENNRVNEEINDQLHLQKSNNERIDNLGLQLIPSIGYKFNDERDKERILSTFQINEFGLPTGSENLYQEDLTTNVDYSVKHPSSYGASSFIQNQSQTFKNKNSNIEDLDAPEPNGYPKISPQPQFNT comes from the exons ATGCGATTCCTAGAACTCATTTTTCATGCGCGGGTCGAGAACCAG AAATCCGCAGCTACACGGGACCACCACAACAGACcacaaaatgtatattatcaCCAAAGACATCACACACCTGTTCAGAAGTTATCACACAGCCAGATACGGCCCGTTGACTCAAGACTTTCTACTATTAACAGTAGGATTAGGAAGCTACGACCAAACTCAAACCTTATATATAGTGGTCAACTATATCAACACCCAGTTCCAGAAGTGACGCGTGACTATTACAACCtaccaaatataaaaaacaacctATTTACTCTTCCGAAACTAAACGGGCATAAAAACTTTCGAActcaaataagtaataaaaggCAAAATTTACCTGATATAGAAGTTATTCCCTCTCAGCAATTACCTTTCAACAATGGATTAGAACAAATGTCTAATCAAAAAACCTTCCAAGAACAAGTCGAACCACCAAACTTAAGCTCATTATTAACATCCACAAATGGAATAACTGCACAAGTTCAAGATACCATTAGAGGAACCTTGTCGCATCCCTTCGATAATGATAAGGTACTAACTTATAACAAGGATCAgtcgttttatattttttcgcaACTGAATAAAAATGATGAAAATAATCGAGTAAATGAAGAAATAAATGATCAATTACACCtgcaaaaatcaaataatgaGAGAATTGACAATCTTGGCTTACAGTTAATTCCATCAATAGGATATAAATTCAACGACGAAAGAGATAAAGAACGAATACTAAGCACTTTTCAAATAAACGAATTTGGTTTACCGACAGGATCAGAAAATTTGTATCAGGAAGATCTAACTACTAATGTAGATTATTCCGTGAAGCACCCATCAAGTTATGGTGCATCGTCTTTTATCCAGAATCAAAgccaaacatttaaaaataaaaattccaaCATCGAAGACTTGGATGCGCCTGAACCAAACGGTTATCCAAAAATATCTCCACAACCCCAATTTAAcacatag
- the LOC123713790 gene encoding uncharacterized protein LOC123713790 isoform X3 has product MRFLELIFHARVENQDLVFSFLADSLNAAKDYNNIAKQNVITTPTPQVQNYRYSNAENITRKISELTSTQFINNNVNRHNSKKLISSPLLAISQQKSAATRDHHNRPQNVYYHQRHHTPVQKLSHSQIRPVDSRLSTINSRIRKLRPNSNLIYSGQLYQHPVPEVTRDYYNLPNIKNNLFTLPKLNGHKNFRTQISNKRQNLPDIEVIPSQQLPFNNGLEQMSNQKTFQEQVEPPNLSSLLTSTNGITAQVQDTIRGTLSHPFDNDKVLTYNKDQSFYIFSQLNKNDENNRVNEEINDQLHLQKSNNERIDNLGLQLIPSIGYKFNDERDKERILSTFQINEFGLPTGSENLYQEDLTTNVDYSVKHPSSYGASSFIQNQSQTFKNKNSNIEDLDAPEPNGYPKISPQPQFNT; this is encoded by the exons ATGCGATTCCTAGAACTCATTTTTCATGCGCGGGTCGAGAACCAG GATCTGGTGTTTTCATTTCTGGCGGACTCTTTGAACGCAGCAAAAGACTATAACAATATTGCAAAGCAGAATGTAATAACAACTCCAACACCACAAGTTCAGAACTATAGATACAGTAATGCCGAAAATATAACTAGGAAAATTTCAGAGCTTACATCaacacaatttattaataacaatgtcAACAGACACAACTCCAAAAAGCTAATTTCATCACCATTACTAGCTATTTCTCAACAGAAATCCGCAGCTACACGGGACCACCACAACAGACcacaaaatgtatattatcaCCAAAGACATCACACACCTGTTCAGAAGTTATCACACAGCCAGATACGGCCCGTTGACTCAAGACTTTCTACTATTAACAGTAGGATTAGGAAGCTACGACCAAACTCAAACCTTATATATAGTGGTCAACTATATCAACACCCAGTTCCAGAAGTGACGCGTGACTATTACAACCtaccaaatataaaaaacaacctATTTACTCTTCCGAAACTAAACGGGCATAAAAACTTTCGAActcaaataagtaataaaaggCAAAATTTACCTGATATAGAAGTTATTCCCTCTCAGCAATTACCTTTCAACAATGGATTAGAACAAATGTCTAATCAAAAAACCTTCCAAGAACAAGTCGAACCACCAAACTTAAGCTCATTATTAACATCCACAAATGGAATAACTGCACAAGTTCAAGATACCATTAGAGGAACCTTGTCGCATCCCTTCGATAATGATAAGGTACTAACTTATAACAAGGATCAgtcgttttatattttttcgcaACTGAATAAAAATGATGAAAATAATCGAGTAAATGAAGAAATAAATGATCAATTACACCtgcaaaaatcaaataatgaGAGAATTGACAATCTTGGCTTACAGTTAATTCCATCAATAGGATATAAATTCAACGACGAAAGAGATAAAGAACGAATACTAAGCACTTTTCAAATAAACGAATTTGGTTTACCGACAGGATCAGAAAATTTGTATCAGGAAGATCTAACTACTAATGTAGATTATTCCGTGAAGCACCCATCAAGTTATGGTGCATCGTCTTTTATCCAGAATCAAAgccaaacatttaaaaataaaaattccaaCATCGAAGACTTGGATGCGCCTGAACCAAACGGTTATCCAAAAATATCTCCACAACCCCAATTTAAcacatag
- the LOC123713790 gene encoding putative uncharacterized protein DDB_G0271606 isoform X2, translating to MFNMWRFYVFISILMAWSIWEVEGQNDNNLDWNIKLNVPGDAGRDYPTLDAIPRTHFSCAGREPGYYADQETNCQVFRICTAGTTYGFQSFLCPNGTLFNQAVLVCDWWMNVNCQQEIQNNNERFENLKPGPQLLKDVRKMITHPMRNPISNEFMKNNFLVTQTYKPPSELLYPNGALTSSHNNILYVPSKESFGEHLSNDISFAASTSSPLYSLYRGNQDTRNVQFINKQSSENTKGYQGNVYRTNTPSPTQTTLYEPTNYNKLNSYDNRNSKVNTFSNQKQQLEFESYRTNQAQTVHASNSNVINVEAQQNLDLVFSFLADSLNAAKDYNNIAKQNVITTPTPQVQNYRYSNAENITRKISELTSTQFINNNVNRHNSKKLISSPLLAISQQKSAATRDHHNRPQNVYYHQRHHTPVQKLSHSQIRPVDSRLSTINSRIRKLRPNSNLIYSGQLYQHPVPEVTRDYYNLPNIKNNLFTLPKLNGHKNFRTQISNKRQNLPDIEVIPSQQLPFNNGLEQMSNQKTFQEQVEPPNLSSLLTSTNGITAQVQDTIRGTLSHPFDNDKVLTYNKDQSFYIFSQLNKNDENNRVNEEINDQLHLQKSNNERIDNLGLQLIPSIGYKFNDERDKERILSTFQINEFGLPTGSENLYQEDLTTNVDYSVKHPSSYGASSFIQNQSQTFKNKNSNIEDLDAPEPNGYPKISPQPQFNT from the exons ATGTTTAATATGTGGCGTTTTTATGTATTCA TAAGCATATTAATGGCATGGAGTATTTGGGAAGTAGAGGGACAAAACGACAATAATCTCGATTGGAATATAAAGCTGAATGTTCCAGGAGATGCAGGCAGAGATTACCCTACGTTAGATGCGATTCCTAGAACTCATTTTTCATGCGCGGGTCGAGAACCAG GTTATTATGCCGACCAAGAAACGAATTGTCAGGTATTTCGAATCTGCACAGCAGGAACTACTTACGGTTTTCAGTCGTTTCTTTGCCCCAACGGAACACTGTTTAACCAGGCCGTCTTAGTTTGTGATTGGTGGATGAACGTAAACTGTCAACAGGAAATCCAGAATAATAACGAACGTTTTGAGAACCTTAAACCGGGACCACAACTTTTAAAAGATGTTAGAAAAATGATTACACATCCCATGAGAAATCCTATTAGTAAtgaatttatgaaaaacaatTTCTTAGTAACACAAACGTACAAACCTCCGTCAGAGTTGCTGTATCCCAATGGTGCCCTCACATCAAgtcataataacattttatatgtacCTTCTAAGGAATCCTTCGGTGAACATTTATCAAATGATATAAGCTTTGCTGCATCGACATCCTCACCactatatagtttatatagaGGAAATCAGGATACCCGAAACgttcaatttattaataaacaaagttCTGAAAATACTAAAGGCTACCAAGGAAACGTATATCGCACAAACACTCCAAGCCCAACTCAAACAACACTTTACGAACCAacaaactataataaattaaattcttatgACAATCGCAACAGTAAAGTCAATACTTTTAGCAATCAAAAACAGCAATTAGAATTTGAATCATATAGAACTAATCAAGCACAAACAGTACACGCTAGTAATAGTAACGTAATAAATGTAGAAGCTCAACAAAATCTG GATCTGGTGTTTTCATTTCTGGCGGACTCTTTGAACGCAGCAAAAGACTATAACAATATTGCAAAGCAGAATGTAATAACAACTCCAACACCACAAGTTCAGAACTATAGATACAGTAATGCCGAAAATATAACTAGGAAAATTTCAGAGCTTACATCaacacaatttattaataacaatgtcAACAGACACAACTCCAAAAAGCTAATTTCATCACCATTACTAGCTATTTCTCAACAGAAATCCGCAGCTACACGGGACCACCACAACAGACcacaaaatgtatattatcaCCAAAGACATCACACACCTGTTCAGAAGTTATCACACAGCCAGATACGGCCCGTTGACTCAAGACTTTCTACTATTAACAGTAGGATTAGGAAGCTACGACCAAACTCAAACCTTATATATAGTGGTCAACTATATCAACACCCAGTTCCAGAAGTGACGCGTGACTATTACAACCtaccaaatataaaaaacaacctATTTACTCTTCCGAAACTAAACGGGCATAAAAACTTTCGAActcaaataagtaataaaaggCAAAATTTACCTGATATAGAAGTTATTCCCTCTCAGCAATTACCTTTCAACAATGGATTAGAACAAATGTCTAATCAAAAAACCTTCCAAGAACAAGTCGAACCACCAAACTTAAGCTCATTATTAACATCCACAAATGGAATAACTGCACAAGTTCAAGATACCATTAGAGGAACCTTGTCGCATCCCTTCGATAATGATAAGGTACTAACTTATAACAAGGATCAgtcgttttatattttttcgcaACTGAATAAAAATGATGAAAATAATCGAGTAAATGAAGAAATAAATGATCAATTACACCtgcaaaaatcaaataatgaGAGAATTGACAATCTTGGCTTACAGTTAATTCCATCAATAGGATATAAATTCAACGACGAAAGAGATAAAGAACGAATACTAAGCACTTTTCAAATAAACGAATTTGGTTTACCGACAGGATCAGAAAATTTGTATCAGGAAGATCTAACTACTAATGTAGATTATTCCGTGAAGCACCCATCAAGTTATGGTGCATCGTCTTTTATCCAGAATCAAAgccaaacatttaaaaataaaaattccaaCATCGAAGACTTGGATGCGCCTGAACCAAACGGTTATCCAAAAATATCTCCACAACCCCAATTTAAcacatag
- the LOC123712884 gene encoding uncharacterized protein LOC123712884 yields MYDEPLVPLPVERWPELKAVFKRDWPRGISGYGVLDIEELIINNGADYGFKAYVPYGEMCNGLVGINVKGNFFELIIQPTKDVTTDLVKALKQTKLINWKSPIELAFSPIQVADAFKSILHEKRMFIKGITTTETFYIEDDAPYFDVELPPELTFEALTDEYAHISNDTWPHKYSGSIWYYHLLIKAKLGYGLFKNGELIAWCYVKEMGALGHLYTLEAHRRKGYGELVLKLISNTLRREGRVVFAFCVAGNVAARNLYSKLGFSSGGDLKWCHTKPIVE; encoded by the exons ATGTACGACGAACCCTTAGTACCTCTACCGGTGGAGCGATGGCCCGAGCTCAAGGCTGTGTTTAAAAGAGACTGGCCTCGGGGCATATCTGGCTATGGAGTTCTGGACATTgaagaattaataattaataacggAGCTGATTACGGTTTCAAAGCATATGTGCCTTATGGGGAAATGTGCAACGGTCTGGTCGGAATAAATGTAAAG ggaaacttttttgaattaattatccAACCCACCAAAGATGTCACGACCGACCTTGTGAAAGCGCTGAAACAAACGAAACTCATAAACTGGAAAAGTCCGATAGAATTGGCATTTTCCCCTATACAAGTGGCGGACGCTTTCAAATCTATTTTACATGAGAAGAGGATGTTTATTAAAGGTATTACAACAACTGAAACATTTTATATCGAGGATGATGCACCATATTTCGACGTTGA ATTACCCCCAGAGCTAACGTTCGAGGCGTTGACCGATGAATACGCTCATATATCCAACGACACTTGGCCCCACAAATATTCAGGGTCGATTTGGTACTACCACCTATTAATCAAAGCCAAGCTTGGTTATGGCCTGTTTAAAAACGGAGAACTGATTGCTTGGTGCTATGTCAAGGAAATGGGAGCCCTAGGGCATTTGTACACCCTTGAAGCTCATAGAAGAAAAGGATATGGAGAGTTAGTCCTAAAACTCATATCGAACACATTGAGGAGAGAGGGAAGAGTTGTCTTCGCGTTTTGTGTGGCTGGAAATGTCGCCGCCCGAAATCTATATTCCAAATTAGGGTTTTCCTCTGGTGGGGATCTCAAATGGTGTCACACTAAGCCCATTGTGGAATAA